A single region of the Salipaludibacillus sp. LMS25 genome encodes:
- a CDS encoding ABC transporter substrate-binding protein, whose protein sequence is MRYVKELLLGLSLILLVACSQTENEAGADKSDVGVDDLTDVQIMLDWYPNAVHTYLYVAQEKGYFAEEGLDVEIIFPANPTDPINLAATGDVTFGITYQPDIITAQQSGIPVEVVAPVVRSPLNHIIYFDETIETPADLEGKKVGYPGIPVNEVLLETMVTDAGGDSDQVELVDVGFELGSSLITERVDAVIGAYINHEVPVLKHEGYDVQYFNPVDFGVPSFHELVIVTNETMMEEDPSTVEAFNRAIVKGFNDMKENPEESLDILFMHEDQENFPLIREVEEEGLEILLSKMESDEEAFSTQNEDVWEETVKWLSDTGFLEE, encoded by the coding sequence ATGAGATACGTAAAAGAACTATTGTTAGGCTTGTCACTCATTTTACTAGTCGCATGTAGTCAAACAGAAAACGAGGCAGGTGCTGACAAGTCTGACGTTGGGGTGGATGACTTAACAGACGTACAAATTATGCTAGACTGGTATCCTAACGCTGTGCATACTTATCTCTATGTAGCACAGGAAAAAGGATATTTCGCTGAAGAGGGGCTGGATGTTGAGATAATCTTCCCTGCTAACCCGACTGATCCAATCAATTTAGCGGCTACAGGGGATGTCACGTTTGGGATAACATATCAACCAGATATTATAACGGCGCAACAATCCGGTATCCCTGTTGAAGTGGTGGCGCCAGTCGTGCGCTCGCCACTAAATCATATTATCTATTTCGATGAGACAATCGAAACACCAGCCGACTTAGAAGGAAAAAAGGTAGGCTATCCTGGAATTCCGGTAAATGAAGTTTTGTTAGAGACAATGGTCACAGATGCCGGTGGTGATAGTGACCAGGTTGAGCTTGTGGATGTGGGTTTTGAGTTGGGCTCTTCTCTTATAACAGAACGCGTGGATGCTGTTATTGGCGCTTATATTAATCATGAGGTGCCAGTTTTGAAGCATGAAGGATATGATGTTCAGTATTTTAACCCTGTAGACTTCGGTGTGCCAAGCTTTCATGAATTAGTGATAGTCACAAATGAGACGATGATGGAAGAGGACCCATCTACAGTAGAGGCTTTCAATAGGGCAATTGTAAAAGGGTTTAATGATATGAAGGAAAATCCAGAAGAGAGTTTAGACATTTTATTCATGCATGAAGATCAAGAGAATTTTCCCCTTATTCGAGAAGTGGAAGAGGAAGGTTTGGAGATACTATTAAGTAAAATGGAATCTGACGAAGAAGCCTTTAGTACTCAAAATGAAGATGTATGGGAAGAAACAGTTAAATGGTTATCTGATACAGGATTTTTAGAAGAATAA
- a CDS encoding ABC transporter permease — protein MNKVKGLWHYSTALLLGLMALIMWEIGARLYNKPFILPSPSGIMLKLWELKDVLFTIHLLATLEVILLGLGISIVFGVTLAVLMNRSQLAERTFFPFVIASQTIPIIALAPIFVIWFGYTIWSKVAVTVLITFFPITVSTFDGLRAASKELQDLLKTMGASPSQIFRKVQLPSALPYFFSGMKVAVTLSVIGAAIGEWLGASKGLGYFSRRMMTQMDGAGVFAPIVLLSVLGIVLFLLIKLIENILTNKWRQ, from the coding sequence ATGAACAAGGTTAAAGGGTTATGGCATTATAGTACAGCCTTGCTTTTAGGTTTGATGGCACTTATTATGTGGGAGATTGGGGCTCGGCTCTATAACAAACCTTTCATTTTACCGTCACCTTCAGGAATCATGCTTAAATTGTGGGAATTAAAAGACGTCCTTTTTACGATTCATTTGTTAGCAACGTTGGAAGTCATCTTACTCGGATTAGGCATTTCAATTGTATTTGGTGTTACGTTAGCTGTATTAATGAATCGTAGTCAATTGGCTGAACGAACATTTTTCCCATTTGTTATTGCATCTCAGACGATACCAATCATTGCTTTGGCACCCATTTTTGTTATTTGGTTTGGGTACACGATCTGGAGTAAAGTGGCTGTCACTGTTCTAATTACATTTTTTCCAATCACAGTAAGCACGTTTGATGGTTTGCGGGCAGCAAGTAAGGAACTGCAAGATTTGTTAAAAACGATGGGAGCATCGCCATCACAAATTTTTCGCAAAGTACAACTTCCCTCGGCATTACCATACTTTTTTTCTGGGATGAAAGTAGCTGTTACATTAAGCGTTATTGGTGCAGCCATTGGGGAATGGCTTGGGGCAAGTAAAGGGCTTGGTTACTTTAGCAGACGTATGATGACGCAGATGGATGGTGCAGGGGTTTTTGCTCCAATCGTTCTCTTGTCCGTATTAGGTATCGTCCTTTTTCTACTTATTAAATTAATTGAAAATATACTAACGAATAAATGGAGGCAATAA
- a CDS encoding ABC transporter ATP-binding protein, with the protein MKNAPSLAFKDVSFSYEENHHDSLIFEEMSLSVNKNEFVVILGPSGSGKSTFFRLASGLEQPDSGQISIHGKEMKERLGEVGYMPQKGLLLPWRTVLENGRLPLEIKGVPKKEAEEKVKDYIEKFGLKGTENKFPHQLSGGMQQRVSFLRAMLSGSDILLLDEPFSALDSLTRDMMQEWLLTQWHQWPTTIIFITHDMEEAIFLADRILILTDKTRKKELTEIPVPLPRPRNEKVRITPTFMKLKEKLLKEMRGEV; encoded by the coding sequence ATGAAAAATGCCCCATCATTAGCCTTTAAAGACGTCTCCTTTAGTTATGAGGAGAATCACCATGATTCGCTAATCTTTGAAGAGATGAGTTTATCTGTTAACAAGAATGAATTTGTGGTGATTTTAGGACCGAGTGGTTCTGGAAAGTCCACATTCTTTCGCCTCGCTTCTGGGCTTGAGCAACCAGATAGTGGTCAAATTAGTATCCATGGCAAGGAAATGAAAGAACGGTTAGGAGAAGTGGGGTACATGCCACAAAAAGGCCTATTACTCCCATGGCGAACGGTCTTGGAGAATGGTCGGCTTCCCCTTGAAATTAAGGGAGTACCTAAAAAAGAAGCTGAAGAAAAAGTCAAAGACTATATAGAAAAGTTTGGTCTTAAAGGGACAGAGAACAAGTTCCCCCACCAACTTTCTGGTGGCATGCAACAACGGGTTTCTTTTTTACGCGCGATGCTTTCAGGAAGTGATATTCTCTTACTTGATGAGCCGTTTAGCGCATTGGACTCATTGACAAGAGACATGATGCAGGAATGGTTGTTGACCCAATGGCATCAATGGCCCACAACAATTATTTTTATCACTCATGATATGGAAGAAGCGATTTTTTTAGCAGACAGAATTTTAATACTTACCGACAAAACGAGGAAAAAAGAATTAACTGAGATTCCTGTGCCGTTACCTCGTCCAAGAAATGAGAAAGTGCGAATAACACCAACATTCATGAAATTAAAAGAGAAGCTGTTAAAAGAAATGAGAGGAGAAGTATGA
- the tenA gene encoding thiaminase II, whose protein sequence is MSFTTHLYNKLQPIWRKNHDHPFVKELGEGTLPKEKFRFFMIQDYLYLIEYSKLFAIGATKAKDVKTMGEFAKLLDATLNTEMSLHRQYAAKFDISEHELENANPTPTTLAYTHYMLHVGNHNGLAELVASVLPCMWSYAEIGKMLDERHGKQHHDYQEWIDMYSDSEFQALASWTINLLDELAAGKPEHELAHLEEIFLTTTKFEYMFWDMAYHGTGWPKGL, encoded by the coding sequence ATGTCATTTACAACACACTTATATAACAAGCTTCAACCTATTTGGAGGAAAAACCATGATCATCCATTCGTAAAAGAGTTGGGTGAAGGCACATTACCAAAAGAGAAGTTCCGTTTTTTTATGATACAAGATTATTTATATCTTATTGAGTATTCGAAGTTATTTGCTATTGGTGCTACGAAAGCAAAAGATGTGAAGACGATGGGGGAATTTGCGAAGCTCTTAGATGCCACACTTAATACCGAAATGTCGTTGCATCGTCAATATGCAGCAAAGTTTGACATCTCCGAGCATGAGCTTGAAAATGCGAACCCCACTCCAACAACATTAGCCTACACTCACTATATGCTTCATGTGGGCAATCATAATGGTCTAGCTGAATTAGTTGCAAGTGTGCTGCCATGTATGTGGAGTTACGCGGAAATTGGAAAAATGCTTGATGAACGGCATGGCAAACAACATCATGATTATCAAGAATGGATAGATATGTATTCTGATAGCGAATTTCAGGCGCTGGCTTCGTGGACGATTAATTTGCTTGATGAATTAGCCGCAGGTAAACCTGAGCACGAATTAGCCCACTTAGAGGAGATCTTTTTAACGACCACTAAATTTGAGTATATGTTCTGGGATATGGCTTATCATGGGACTGGGTGGCCGAAAGGGTTATGA
- a CDS encoding acetylornithine deacetylase, whose protein sequence is MTQLDDLLTQVDDHREELVTLVKDLIRFPTESPPARNTEEAQSFIAEKLREIGFSIDQWDVFPHDPNVVGTLKGKQSDGYQSLIINGHIDVAEVENDVGWTQNPFEPVVKDGRIYGRGTADMKGGLAGALFALQLLKDNGIVLPGDVIFQSVIGEEVGEAGTLECCEKGYKADGAIVVDTSDLAIQGQGGVITGWVTIKSPTTHHDALRRNMIHAGGGLYGASAIEKMVKLIEGLKELEQHWAVTKSYRGFPPGMSTINPAVIEGGRHAAFVADECRLWITVHFYPDENHREVAKEVEDHLLKVSQADPWLRHHPPVFKWGGKSMIEDKGEIFPSLNINQEGKLVQQLMHAHSRMLTKKPQIGMSQTVTDGGWLGEAGIPTVIYGPGDLQNAHSTNESVEISQLVDFTKVMLMFIYQWSHTMKEEL, encoded by the coding sequence ATGACACAATTAGATGATTTACTAACACAGGTGGATGATCACCGGGAAGAGCTGGTGACCCTTGTTAAAGATCTCATCCGTTTTCCCACGGAAAGTCCTCCTGCAAGAAATACAGAAGAAGCCCAGTCTTTCATTGCTGAAAAATTAAGAGAGATCGGTTTTTCTATTGACCAATGGGATGTCTTCCCACATGATCCGAATGTGGTAGGAACATTGAAAGGGAAACAATCTGATGGCTATCAAAGTTTAATCATTAATGGTCACATTGATGTAGCGGAGGTGGAAAACGATGTAGGATGGACACAGAATCCTTTTGAACCGGTTGTAAAAGATGGTCGTATTTATGGCAGAGGTACAGCTGATATGAAAGGGGGATTGGCTGGTGCTTTATTCGCTTTACAGTTATTAAAGGACAATGGCATTGTCCTCCCAGGTGATGTCATCTTTCAATCTGTTATTGGTGAAGAAGTAGGAGAAGCTGGGACATTGGAATGTTGTGAAAAAGGATATAAAGCGGACGGAGCTATTGTCGTCGATACGAGCGATTTGGCTATACAAGGACAAGGAGGCGTCATTACAGGATGGGTGACGATTAAAAGCCCGACGACTCACCACGATGCTCTTCGGCGTAATATGATCCATGCTGGTGGCGGTTTATATGGCGCAAGCGCCATTGAAAAAATGGTCAAGCTCATCGAAGGATTGAAAGAGCTTGAACAACATTGGGCTGTTACCAAATCCTATCGCGGTTTTCCACCAGGGATGTCGACCATTAATCCAGCTGTTATTGAAGGAGGGCGACATGCGGCCTTCGTTGCAGATGAATGTCGTCTGTGGATAACGGTCCATTTTTATCCTGATGAAAATCATAGAGAGGTTGCCAAGGAGGTAGAAGACCATCTTTTAAAAGTATCACAAGCTGATCCGTGGTTAAGACATCATCCTCCCGTTTTTAAATGGGGAGGAAAATCAATGATTGAAGACAAAGGCGAAATTTTTCCGTCCCTTAATATTAATCAAGAAGGAAAATTAGTTCAGCAATTAATGCATGCCCATTCTCGTATGTTAACAAAAAAACCTCAAATAGGTATGTCGCAGACTGTGACGGATGGTGGATGGCTAGGAGAGGCAGGGATTCCCACCGTTATATACGGCCCTGGTGATTTGCAAAACGCCCACAGCACGAATGAGTCCGTGGAGATCTCACAACTCGTAGATTTTACTAAAGTCATGCTTATGTTTATTTATCAATGGAGTCATACGATGAAGGAGGAACTATAA
- the fabZ gene encoding 3-hydroxyacyl-ACP dehydratase FabZ, with the protein MLNLEEIKDIIPHRYPFLLVDRILEVEEGKRAVGLKNVSANEEFFNGHFPDYAVMPGVLIIEALAQVGAVAMLKKEENRGRLAFFAGIDGCRFKGQVRPGDQLYLEVEMTRVRGKIGKGKAIASVDGKIVAEAELMFALGDK; encoded by the coding sequence TTGCTTAATCTAGAAGAGATTAAAGACATCATTCCTCACCGTTATCCATTCTTACTTGTGGACCGCATTTTAGAAGTGGAGGAAGGAAAACGAGCTGTAGGGTTAAAAAATGTCTCGGCTAATGAAGAATTTTTTAATGGTCATTTCCCTGATTATGCTGTTATGCCTGGTGTATTGATTATCGAAGCATTAGCACAAGTAGGAGCCGTGGCTATGTTAAAAAAAGAAGAAAACCGTGGGCGTCTTGCCTTTTTCGCTGGTATTGATGGATGTCGATTTAAAGGACAAGTTCGCCCGGGTGACCAGCTTTACCTAGAAGTGGAAATGACCCGAGTTCGTGGGAAAATAGGTAAAGGGAAAGCCATAGCTTCTGTAGACGGTAAAATCGTTGCTGAAGCAGAGCTTATGTTTGCTCTTGGTGATAAATAA
- a CDS encoding DNA-directed RNA polymerase subunit beta has translation MSEKNEHNKHPNQRAEDASKSADIQPNTERTTVSRSWRKSRAKVDTPMDSPENGLKSNSMPQRSPSTDKNILSTARHIDDDVTKVHHPVYIASDEHTGIPPETERFIEQTNYFQKKQHNVEQADDEEIEKTTKKKTKRQKRREKKGRIRLIPIWLRLLIIVIALMISLILGAMIGYWLLGDGGDPRDVLKPETWYHIYDIIFDGTERQRIH, from the coding sequence ATGAGCGAAAAGAACGAGCATAACAAGCATCCGAATCAAAGAGCTGAAGATGCTAGTAAAAGTGCAGATATACAACCTAATACTGAACGTACTACTGTTTCCCGCTCTTGGAGGAAATCAAGGGCTAAAGTTGACACTCCTATGGATTCACCTGAAAATGGACTGAAAAGTAATTCTATGCCACAGAGGTCACCGTCAACCGATAAGAACATTTTATCAACAGCAAGGCACATAGACGACGATGTCACTAAAGTACATCACCCAGTTTATATTGCCAGTGATGAGCATACTGGCATACCGCCGGAAACAGAGAGATTTATAGAACAAACGAACTATTTCCAAAAAAAGCAACATAATGTAGAACAAGCGGATGATGAAGAGATCGAAAAAACAACTAAAAAGAAAACTAAACGACAAAAACGACGTGAGAAAAAAGGACGCATTAGGCTTATACCAATATGGCTGAGACTGTTAATTATAGTAATTGCCTTGATGATAAGCCTCATCCTCGGTGCCATGATCGGCTATTGGTTACTCGGTGATGGGGGCGATCCTAGAGATGTGCTTAAGCCAGAGACGTGGTATCATATTTATGACATTATCTTTGATGGAACGGAACGACAACGAATTCACTAA
- a CDS encoding flagellar hook-basal body protein — protein MNQSMINSAVTMGQVQQKLNTIGHNLANANTTGYKQRNTSFADLLFQQVNNQPNAAREIGRQTPNGIRVGSGGAVVQTAIRFQQGSIQETGRQLDVALTEPGYFFELSPTETGERRFTRDGAFYLSPNPNVPGENSLVNSEGEYVLAADGNPISIPSGFEEFTITDNGMIQITLPDGTFQDVAQMQLVTITKPQLLVSLGDNNFTFPNLDDLGFGIDDVLEESAGAGVFQQSALEGSNVDLSKEMTNMLEAQRFYQFNSQAISITDQMMGLVSNIR, from the coding sequence ATGAATCAGTCAATGATTAATTCTGCCGTAACAATGGGACAAGTTCAGCAGAAACTTAATACAATTGGGCATAATTTAGCCAATGCTAATACAACCGGTTATAAGCAGCGCAACACAAGTTTTGCTGACCTTTTATTTCAGCAAGTGAACAATCAGCCAAATGCAGCTCGAGAAATCGGGCGTCAAACACCGAACGGTATTCGTGTAGGATCAGGTGGGGCAGTTGTTCAAACAGCTATTAGATTTCAGCAAGGATCGATTCAAGAAACTGGCCGCCAGTTGGACGTGGCGTTAACAGAGCCGGGCTATTTCTTTGAATTGTCGCCAACAGAAACTGGTGAACGACGGTTTACAAGGGATGGCGCTTTTTACTTGAGCCCTAATCCTAATGTTCCTGGTGAAAATAGCCTTGTAAACTCAGAAGGTGAGTATGTGTTGGCGGCTGATGGGAACCCTATTTCTATTCCAAGCGGATTTGAAGAATTCACAATTACTGATAATGGTATGATTCAAATTACTTTGCCTGACGGGACTTTCCAAGACGTGGCGCAAATGCAGCTTGTAACTATTACGAAGCCACAACTCCTTGTCAGCCTAGGAGACAATAATTTCACATTCCCAAATCTTGATGACCTTGGTTTTGGAATTGATGATGTCCTAGAAGAATCTGCTGGAGCAGGTGTTTTTCAGCAGTCTGCACTTGAAGGGTCCAATGTAGACTTGTCAAAGGAAATGACTAATATGCTAGAGGCTCAACGTTTTTATCAATTCAATTCCCAGGCGATTAGCATTACTGATCAAATGATGGGTCTTGTTTCAAACATACGTTAA
- a CDS encoding flagellar hook-basal body protein, whose product MLRGLYAAGSGMIAQQRRQEMLTNNLSNVNTPGYKADQASLRTFPNMLINALGTDHQQTFGTNRVGELATGVYMQEQTPNFSQGDMQETGNSTDIALLQGLVPQDDNTGQDALLVYEILNNDGEIRYTRNGNFTIDGQGFLTNSQGHYILGIDGDPINVQNENIRVEANGQIFSAANELIGQINVAVVTDPSQLVKEGNGLLRYDGENGILTAIDNAAVTYQLQQGFIERSTVDSAQTMTEMMNTLRTFEANQKVLQAYDQSLERAVNNVGRLG is encoded by the coding sequence ATGCTTCGTGGCTTATATGCAGCCGGCTCAGGGATGATTGCCCAACAGAGACGCCAGGAAATGCTTACAAATAATTTATCAAATGTTAATACTCCAGGCTATAAAGCAGATCAAGCTTCGTTAAGGACATTTCCTAATATGTTGATTAATGCTCTTGGTACTGATCACCAGCAAACATTTGGGACGAACCGTGTCGGAGAGCTAGCTACGGGTGTCTATATGCAGGAACAAACACCAAACTTTAGCCAAGGAGATATGCAAGAAACAGGCAATAGTACAGATATTGCTCTTCTCCAAGGGCTTGTACCACAAGATGATAATACAGGTCAAGATGCTCTTCTCGTTTACGAAATTTTAAATAATGATGGCGAGATTAGATATACACGTAACGGTAATTTTACAATAGATGGTCAAGGCTTTTTGACGAATTCACAAGGACACTACATTCTCGGCATAGATGGTGACCCGATTAATGTTCAAAATGAGAATATACGGGTAGAAGCTAACGGACAAATCTTTTCAGCTGCTAACGAACTAATCGGACAAATCAACGTTGCGGTAGTAACTGACCCATCTCAGCTTGTAAAAGAGGGCAACGGATTGCTACGATATGACGGTGAAAATGGCATTCTAACAGCGATAGATAATGCAGCAGTAACATACCAACTTCAGCAAGGGTTTATTGAGCGCTCAACCGTTGATTCAGCGCAAACAATGACTGAAATGATGAATACGTTGCGAACATTTGAAGCTAATCAAAAAGTTCTTCAAGCTTATGATCAAAGTCTTGAAAGAGCCGTAAACAATGTGGGCCGATTAGGATAA
- a CDS encoding rod shape-determining protein, whose translation MFARDIGIDLGTANVLIHVKGRGIVLNEPSVVAIDTASKKVLAVGDEAFKMVGRTPGNIVAIRPLKDGVIADFDTTESMLKHFLEKIKVKGLLSKPRILICCPTNITSVEQKAIREAAEKSGGKNIYLEEEPKVAAVGAGMDIYQPSGNMVVDIGGGTTDIAVLSMGDIVTAASIKMAGDRFDSDILNYIKKKYKLLIGDRTSEDIKKEVGTVFPGARNEKIDIRGRDMVSGLPRTITIDSEEVRQAMEESVQHIVQAAKNVLEQTPPELSADIIDRGIIITGGGAYLHGIDQLLSDELKVPVLVAEHPMDCVANGTGILLENLDRINKNKVKL comes from the coding sequence ATGTTTGCAAGGGATATTGGAATTGATTTAGGCACTGCAAATGTATTGATTCATGTAAAAGGAAGAGGGATTGTATTAAACGAACCGTCTGTCGTAGCCATTGATACGGCATCAAAAAAAGTTCTTGCTGTAGGTGATGAGGCATTTAAGATGGTAGGAAGAACGCCGGGCAATATCGTGGCGATTAGACCTCTCAAAGATGGTGTCATTGCTGACTTTGACACGACTGAGTCCATGCTCAAGCACTTTCTAGAGAAAATTAAAGTTAAGGGTCTACTTTCAAAGCCAAGGATTCTGATTTGCTGCCCGACTAATATTACGTCAGTGGAGCAAAAAGCTATACGTGAAGCGGCCGAAAAAAGTGGCGGAAAAAATATTTACTTGGAAGAGGAACCTAAAGTGGCAGCTGTAGGTGCTGGTATGGATATCTATCAGCCAAGTGGGAATATGGTTGTTGATATCGGTGGTGGGACGACGGATATTGCTGTCCTTTCGATGGGAGATATCGTGACAGCAGCTTCAATTAAAATGGCAGGTGACCGATTCGATAGCGATATTTTAAATTATATTAAGAAAAAATATAAATTATTGATTGGTGATAGAACATCTGAAGATATAAAGAAGGAAGTGGGGACTGTTTTCCCTGGTGCGCGCAATGAAAAAATTGATATACGGGGAAGAGATATGGTAAGTGGCTTACCACGAACGATTACGATAGACTCGGAAGAAGTGAGACAGGCTATGGAAGAGTCCGTCCAACATATCGTGCAGGCTGCTAAAAATGTTCTTGAGCAAACACCACCAGAACTTTCAGCGGACATCATTGATCGAGGGATTATTATTACTGGTGGAGGCGCCTATTTGCACGGCATCGACCAGTTATTGTCAGATGAATTGAAGGTACCAGTGCTTGTTGCTGAGCATCCAATGGATTGTGTAGCTAATGGGACAGGTATTCTTTTAGAAAATTTAGATCGAATAAATAAAAATAAAGTGAAATTGTAA
- the spoIIID gene encoding sporulation transcriptional regulator SpoIIID: MHDYIKERTIKIGRYIVETKKTVRTIAKEFGVSKSTVHKDLTERLPEINPDLANQVKTILDYHKSIRHLRGGEATKVKYKQSTEKIPVAESKLTKI; the protein is encoded by the coding sequence GTGCACGATTACATCAAGGAGAGGACTATCAAGATAGGTAGGTACATCGTAGAGACGAAAAAAACAGTCAGAACGATTGCTAAAGAGTTCGGGGTTTCAAAAAGCACCGTTCATAAGGATTTGACTGAGCGGTTACCAGAAATTAATCCGGATCTGGCTAATCAAGTGAAAACGATTCTAGATTATCACAAATCTATTAGACATTTACGGGGAGGGGAGGCAACTAAAGTTAAATATAAGCAATCGACTGAAAAAATCCCAGTGGCGGAATCGAAGTTGACTAAAATTTAG
- a CDS encoding M23 family metallopeptidase, whose product MNNHEEKQASKWGQLQARIKRLMKKRWALPALYLTMSAVVLTTFLWMTSTSEDLTEERDSQFNIESEQHNDRFNVAEDAETNEEAVPAVSHDEVFELPVLEENEVAVVGIFHDFDAALENQEQAFIRYNNYFYQNRGIDLAKEDGETFDVAAAMSGTVVKAEEDALFGQVVHIEHDEDILTIYQSLDGVSLEPGQTVKQGDVIGQAGRNLYNREAGVHAHFEIRKANVPVNPLDYLDQGLAALPDMSDEDTAKQKEPEEVPESEENGSEDENEAKNAQENNQENNEKNDEKNENN is encoded by the coding sequence ATGAATAATCATGAAGAAAAACAAGCTTCCAAGTGGGGGCAATTGCAGGCTAGAATAAAACGCCTTATGAAAAAGCGCTGGGCGTTGCCAGCATTGTATCTCACAATGTCCGCTGTTGTACTAACAACGTTTCTATGGATGACATCGACATCAGAAGATTTAACAGAAGAAAGAGACTCTCAGTTTAATATAGAGTCTGAACAACACAATGATCGTTTTAATGTGGCTGAAGACGCGGAAACAAACGAAGAGGCAGTACCAGCCGTTTCCCATGACGAGGTATTTGAGTTACCAGTCTTGGAGGAAAATGAAGTAGCAGTTGTAGGTATTTTTCATGACTTTGACGCAGCCTTAGAAAATCAAGAGCAAGCGTTCATTCGTTATAACAATTATTTCTATCAAAATAGAGGAATTGATTTAGCGAAAGAGGACGGAGAAACATTTGATGTGGCTGCTGCAATGAGTGGTACAGTCGTAAAAGCTGAAGAAGATGCTTTATTTGGCCAAGTGGTTCATATTGAACATGATGAAGATATTTTAACAATCTATCAAAGTCTTGATGGGGTATCACTAGAGCCTGGTCAAACAGTTAAGCAAGGCGATGTTATTGGACAAGCAGGTCGGAACCTATACAATCGTGAGGCAGGTGTCCATGCTCATTTTGAAATTCGCAAAGCAAACGTCCCGGTTAATCCTCTTGACTATCTTGACCAAGGATTAGCAGCTTTACCAGATATGTCTGATGAAGACACTGCGAAACAGAAAGAGCCTGAAGAAGTACCTGAATCAGAAGAGAATGGTTCTGAAGATGAAAACGAAGCCAAAAACGCTCAAGAGAATAACCAAGAAAACAACGAAAAAAACGATGAAAAAAACGAGAATAACTAA
- the spoIID gene encoding stage II sporulation protein D — MIKKVIFSALIFIGIVLLVPTLLVTTGGSALEEFNEELPIMENTNTTVDEVEDESLNLVTQFEQVAVFRSGTEMIENVPLEEYIVGVVASEMPASYEMEALKAQALTARTYLIRQLLEGGDLNLPDGADVTDTELHQVFQNEAELEEAWGGDFEWKISRIRQAVYETEGQVITFEGEPITATFFSTSNGYTENSEEYWENEIPYLRSVESPWDTESPRYKDEREFTIDEIEARLQVTIHDDDLGKISSRTTGGRVAEVTIDGHTFSGREIREALELDSSDFTWDMIGGKVVIETRGWGHGVGMSQFGADGMAREGYSYEDIINYYYQGVTIEEAEALLVHYKHTDKPV, encoded by the coding sequence ATGATAAAAAAAGTTATTTTCTCAGCCCTTATTTTTATTGGTATTGTGTTACTTGTACCTACATTACTTGTTACAACAGGTGGAAGTGCTTTGGAAGAGTTTAATGAAGAGCTACCGATTATGGAAAATACTAATACGACTGTTGATGAAGTGGAAGATGAATCCCTAAACTTAGTGACACAGTTCGAACAAGTAGCCGTGTTCAGATCGGGAACTGAAATGATAGAGAATGTTCCCTTGGAGGAATATATTGTTGGTGTAGTGGCTTCAGAAATGCCTGCTTCTTACGAAATGGAAGCATTAAAAGCTCAAGCATTAACCGCACGTACATATTTAATTCGGCAACTTTTAGAGGGGGGAGATCTTAATTTGCCCGATGGAGCAGATGTAACAGATACAGAGCTTCATCAAGTTTTTCAAAATGAAGCGGAATTAGAAGAAGCATGGGGTGGGGATTTTGAATGGAAAATTTCTCGTATCAGACAGGCTGTCTATGAAACAGAGGGACAGGTCATCACGTTTGAAGGAGAGCCAATTACAGCAACTTTTTTCTCTACAAGTAACGGGTATACTGAGAATTCAGAAGAATATTGGGAAAATGAAATTCCGTATTTAAGAAGTGTAGAAAGTCCATGGGATACAGAGTCTCCGAGATATAAAGATGAGAGAGAATTTACGATTGACGAAATAGAAGCGCGTCTACAAGTGACCATCCATGATGACGACTTAGGCAAAATAAGCTCACGTACAACGGGTGGGAGAGTAGCAGAGGTGACTATTGACGGTCATACCTTTTCTGGAAGGGAAATAAGAGAAGCGTTAGAATTGGATTCAAGTGATTTCACTTGGGACATGATAGGGGGAAAAGTAGTGATAGAAACACGAGGATGGGGGCATGGAGTTGGCATGAGTCAATTTGGTGCAGACGGAATGGCCAGGGAAGGTTACTCATATGAAGACATTATTAACTATTATTATCAAGGTGTAACGATCGAGGAAGCAGAGGCTCTTCTCGTTCACTATAAGCATACAGATAAACCGGTATAA